One genomic window of Salvia miltiorrhiza cultivar Shanhuang (shh) chromosome 4, IMPLAD_Smil_shh, whole genome shotgun sequence includes the following:
- the LOC131019961 gene encoding uncharacterized protein LOC131019961 → MQASSAISLSPSFNSYSNSKLAEIAARVVEEFGSQELYDEDFYFEREENSATRQSEEGANPDFVKNSVEEGDCEYVESERENRVDDDEEFEFAFVTRDSELPSPISADEIFHNGQIRPVYPVFNRDLFLESLEFPRENRKDEKGDGREKAPTIRLPLRKLFNEERETTMTMTTTSSCSSSDADELDGVPTESYCVWRPKEAAEEGRCKKSSSTGSNSKRWKFRVKDLLNRSHSEGSKDDFVILSPSNSGRKKQNEDRGKVTPVSGGKVKSAAAPPLPPLPVYGGEKRRSYLPYRQDLVGLFANVNGLSKNLQPF, encoded by the coding sequence ATGCAGGCGAGTTCTGCAATATCGCTCTCTCCCAGCTTCAACAGCTATTCCAACAGTAAACTGGCCGAAATCGCCGCGCGCGTCGTCGAAGAGTTCGGCTCTCAGGAACTCTACGACGAGGATTTTTACTTCGAGAGGGAGGAAAACTCGGCGACTCGACAATCGGAGGAAGGAGCGAATCCTGATTTTGTGAAGAATAGCGTTGAGGAAGGAGATTGTGAGTATGTAGAAAGTGAAAGAGAAAATCGTGTTGACGACGACGAGGAATTCGAGTTCGCTTTCGTGACGAGAGATTCCGAGTTGCCCTCTCCGATTTCCGCCGACGAGATCTTCCACAACGGCCAGATTCGACCGGTCTACCCAGTTTTCAACAGAGATTTGTTTCTGGAGAGTTTGGAATTTCCGCGCGAAAATCGCAAGGACGAAAAAGGCGACGGTCGTGAGAAGGCTCCGACGATTCGGCTGCCATTGAGAAAACTGTTTAATGAGGAAAGGGAGACGACGATGACGATGACAACGACGTCGTCGTGCTCCTCGTCGGACGCGGACGAGCTGGACGGAGTTCCGACGGAGTCATACTGCGTGTGGCGGCCGAaggaggcggcggaggagggGCGTTGCAAAAAGAGCAGCTCCACGGGGTCGAATTCTAAGAGGTGGAAGTTTAGGGTTAAGGATTTGCTGAATCGGAGCCACAGCGAGGGGAGCAAGGACGATTTCGTCATTTTGAGTCCGAGCAACAGCGGGAGAAAGAAGCAGAATGAAGACAGAGGCAAAGTCACGCCGGTGAGTGGCGGAAAGGTTAAGTCCGCGGCGGCGCCACCGCTCCCGCCCTTGCCGGTATACGGTGGTGAGAAGCGGCGGTCGTACTTGCCGTACAGACAGGATTTAGTGGGGCTTTTCGCGAATGTAAATGGACTGAGTAAGAATTTGCAGCCGTTTTGa